From Marinitoga sp. 38H-ov:
TTTGAAAAAATTTTATTTTTTCTTAAATTATCCAACACTTTAACCAAATGCTTTTGTTCTACTTTAATATACATGTTTAAATCTTTAGTTGTTTTTTTCATTATTTTACCTCCGCAATTTGATTGTTTAGTAATGAAATTAAACTTCTTGATTTGAAATTTGTAAAAAATCTAATGGAATTTTTTATTATCCATTTATCTAATATACTTTCCTTTGATTTTACATTTTTATGTATTAAATCTAATCTAAAGTCATCCATTGTTTTTAATCCATCAGATGTATTTATTACTATTCCAGAATTTATTAGTTCATCAACTATATTCTTTGTAAATTCTATGTCATTATTAAAGTATTCTTTAGAAATAGTATTAATATTTATGTTGTTATTTTCTTTAATTATTTCATATACTTTCTTAAGCATTTCTGTTGATGGATATATTCTTGAAAAATCATACATAAATTTTGTAGAAAAATCATTATTATATGCCATAACAAAAATTATATTATCTTTTTTGTTATGTGGCCAAGATGAAATTAAATCTAATAATTCAAGTCGTGTTTTTGGAACATCATATAACATTATTATTGACTGCCTATCTTTCTGTTCTAAAGATATACCATCATTAGTAAATTCAGAAATTAATATTCTTGATGGTCCTTTTTTATTTAATTCTCTAATATTAATTTTTTCAAAAAATGTATGCATATGAGAGTAATATAAAATGAAATCTTCTGAGTATTCATAAGTGCTTGATATATAATTTTTAAGGTTTTTATATGGTTCAATACTATTTACAAATATATTAAGGTTTTTCGAATTGTATAGATAATCTTTTATTAAAGACAATTTGTTTGAATTAACTTCGTTAATTACTTCAAAAGGAGGTACATTGGAGTTTACATTCGCTACTCTATATCCACTCATTTTTAAAAACTCTTTTATACTTTCATCATAAAATGTTCCAAATATATTTATGTTATAATTTTTAGATCTAACTATTTTCCTTAATTGAATATACTCTGTTATATTAGCTATAGTTGGATGAGAAAATGAATATATTGGTTCATCTATTAATATATTATTTGAAAAATCATTTAATCTTTGAATATTTTGAATATAAGCTGGTACAGTAACTAATATAACTTTTTTACTTTTTAAAATAGTATTTTCTATTTTTGATTTTTTATTATAATAAATGCTATCAGAAGATATATATTGATTAATTATTTTATATGTATATTCTAGCAATAAATGAGAAGCGCCTATAATTATTAAATTTTCTCCTTTTGAAATCTTGTTTTTAATTTTTTCTATTAATAATGTATTCTTAATTTTTAAAGGAGCAAATATAGCAGTTTTATTTTGTTCAATCATATCTAATAATATTTTATACTTATAATTTGCTAAATGATGAACATTATCTTTAGCGTGTAAAGATATTAATATATTACCTGAATTACCTTTTTCTGTTAATGAATCTCCTATGAATTCAATATCTTTAATATAGAATTTTAAAATTTTTTGATTGCTATAGAATGTTCTTTCTATTCTAAAATTACCAACAAGATTACACTTCACATTTCCAGTTAAATTATCTTTTCTATTAGCTAATACACTATATCCAACAACTTCAAATATCATACCTTTTTCTGTTTTTGCTATAGCAGCTATATTTTCATCTTCAGCACCAAATATTTTTACTTTTTCTAAATTTACATTTTTTATTAAAAATGTTGGTTCTGGATTTTTATAACCATATGGTTCTAAAGCAGAAATATCATCAAAAAATGAATTCCAAAGATTTTCAATTTCCATGTCAATTTCAATTTCCGCTTCAGGTTCCTTATCGCCATATACATTATAATAAACCCTATTTATTTCATCTCTTAAGTATTCAATTCTATCGGAATCTATAGTAAAACCAGCGGCTAATTCATGTCCGCCATATTCTTTAAAGAAATTTTCATCTTTTTGCGATAAATTTTTCATTAATTCAATTAAACTAATTCCTTGAGGACTTCTTGCTGATCCTTTACCAGTATCGTCATCATTTGTTGTTGAAACTAGTAATACGGGCTTATTAAACTTATTTGATAATTTAGAAGCTACAATTCCCAATACGCCTAAATGCCAATCCTGACCACTTAAAACAATAACCTTTTTATCATGAAAATCAGGATTTATATCCATTAAACTCAATGCTGATTTATATATTCTTCTTTCATGTTTTTGTCTTTCTGTGTTTAAATCAAGTAATTGTTTCACTTTTTTATCTAAATTTTTATTGTCTTCTGTCATTAATAATTCAAAAGCTTTCATGGCATCAGCCATTCTACCAGCGGCATTTATTTTTGGAGCAATTTTATATGCTACAACATATGATTTTACATCTTCTGGAACAATTCCTATTTCTTTCATTAAATACCTTAAAGCTGGATTAGGATTAGTTCTTATCTTATCTAATCCTTTTTTTACAAAATATCTATTTTCTGATCTTAACGGAACAATATCGGCAATAGTCCCCAAAGCTACAAGGTCTACCAAAGAGAAAGGATCAAATGAAGTATTTTTTAAAGTGTTATGAACAGCTAAAAGTACTTTAAAGGCAACACCAACGCCTGATAAACCATTAAATGGATAATTATCATCTTTTCTTTTAGGGTTTACAACGGCATCTGCATTCGGTAATACATCCTG
This genomic window contains:
- the recJ gene encoding single-stranded-DNA-specific exonuclease RecJ; translated protein: MKKNWRVFWDSDSPLFIENQKLARKLANETGLSEFLIKLLIARDIKTKEDIEEFLYPDESSIIDPFLLKDMDKTVDILIDIKNKKEKLVVYGDYDADGVTAAAVLYQGFKALGWDVEAYIPNRIDEGYSLNTEAIDELYEKGYKNIITVDCGTTSLKEVAHAKEKGMKIIVTDHHETQDVLPNADAVVNPKRKDDNYPFNGLSGVGVAFKVLLAVHNTLKNTSFDPFSLVDLVALGTIADIVPLRSENRYFVKKGLDKIRTNPNPALRYLMKEIGIVPEDVKSYVVAYKIAPKINAAGRMADAMKAFELLMTEDNKNLDKKVKQLLDLNTERQKHERRIYKSALSLMDINPDFHDKKVIVLSGQDWHLGVLGIVASKLSNKFNKPVLLVSTTNDDDTGKGSARSPQGISLIELMKNLSQKDENFFKEYGGHELAAGFTIDSDRIEYLRDEINRVYYNVYGDKEPEAEIEIDMEIENLWNSFFDDISALEPYGYKNPEPTFLIKNVNLEKVKIFGAEDENIAAIAKTEKGMIFEVVGYSVLANRKDNLTGNVKCNLVGNFRIERTFYSNQKILKFYIKDIEFIGDSLTEKGNSGNILISLHAKDNVHHLANYKYKILLDMIEQNKTAIFAPLKIKNTLLIEKIKNKISKGENLIIIGASHLLLEYTYKIINQYISSDSIYYNKKSKIENTILKSKKVILVTVPAYIQNIQRLNDFSNNILIDEPIYSFSHPTIANITEYIQLRKIVRSKNYNINIFGTFYDESIKEFLKMSGYRVANVNSNVPPFEVINEVNSNKLSLIKDYLYNSKNLNIFVNSIEPYKNLKNYISSTYEYSEDFILYYSHMHTFFEKINIRELNKKGPSRILISEFTNDGISLEQKDRQSIIMLYDVPKTRLELLDLISSWPHNKKDNIIFVMAYNNDFSTKFMYDFSRIYPSTEMLKKVYEIIKENNNININTISKEYFNNDIEFTKNIVDELINSGIVINTSDGLKTMDDFRLDLIHKNVKSKESILDKWIIKNSIRFFTNFKSRSLISLLNNQIAEVK